The following proteins are co-located in the Camelina sativa cultivar DH55 chromosome 12, Cs, whole genome shotgun sequence genome:
- the LOC109128015 gene encoding uncharacterized protein At3g60930, chloroplastic-like produces the protein MSPPKSSSGKTAKPLIPGVYGPHQLSILSAENIAEIRGSTGIPPEIEIKFPEAHESPENPPPGYCCAFKIFFSACGLSFPLPELIVKMMFELGFALPQMCPNFVRIVVCLQTLGEEFNYKLSLADFLQVYTVKTCCTKGTLYVSPLSGLKVYDDLTEKDEKWRKSYFFFPLNELTFGHLLNHFERGLLCPTFAEFFSRFCSQEQIAWDSFSCERIRESSVRLRGRSLVCSDPISTSEMNYREERACRAAEKEAKLNMAAALAEGKARLPTKKSSSSVPEVDETPEFLDGPSEPLTNASGPSTSPTKSPVIVLVDSSDEPREIAAPPQSTRKSSGEVSSQRADSSKKRKEPETSSSSREKSRARTGSSGDDRSRSVLKDGGPSSERRSKEVPPLKEIGDSSGRLPSKEQRPSSRPPPTSPTDLMRSYTQPGVRIPAFADMSETNRVNFFCFTNKIGELFASPSSSEVCLLEERIADLEAEVKEYAKLEAENASTVAKAEQIRARMKKAEIKVLDLGVANEDLRDKLKKAGDLYFKAAEDAKAAKNRFHEIELRNQLLEAGNSCEIERVRREERQAMRRTLRPLVEEVKVTFEEREKLAPAKIRAAEIRANRMLIEEILRGEIRDMEAELGLLKADEEEADEKVSKVTPRDFDLSGFSDLLEDTPDLLCSEHPLSVTIDESGTNLGQMLNQGMDDFLANTKSVGELAEMGLALSKAASDRAPRTQ, from the exons ATGTCTCCTCCGAAATCCTCGTCGGGTAAAACTGCGAAACCTTTGATTCCGGGCGTTTATGGTCCCCATCAGCTGTCAATTCTCTCTGCGGAGAATATAGCTGAAATTAGAGGATCCACTGGGATTCCGCCGGAGATCGAGATCAAGTTCCCGGAGGCTCACGAATCCCCGGAGAACCCTCCTCCAGGGTACTGTTGCGCGTTCAAGATATTCTTCTCTGCGTGTGGTCTGTCGTTTCCCCTCCCCGAACTCATCGTAAAGATGATGTTCGAACTGGGCTTTGCTCTCCCCCAGATGTGCCCGAACTTCGTCCGAATTGTTGTGTGCCTTCAAACTCTGGGGGAGGAGTTTAACTACAAACTATCCCTGGCCGACTTTCTTCAAGTGTACACGGTGAAGACATGTTGCACCAAGGGCACGCTCTATGTAAGTCCGCTTTCCGGACTGAAGGTCTATGATGACCTAACCGAGAAGGACGAGAAGTGGCGGAAGTCTTACTTTTTCTTCCCGCTTAACGAACTCACTTTTGGCCACCTCTTGA ATCACTTCGAGCGCGGATTGCTCTGTCCTACGTTTGCCGAGTTTTTCTCGAGGTTCTGTAGTCAGGAACAGATCGCTTGGGATTCTTTCTCATGTGAAAGGATTAGGGAGTCCTCGGTTAGGCTCAGAGGACGCTCTCTCGTCTGCTCCGACCCTATAAGCACTTCGGAGATGAACTATCGAGAAGAAAGAGCGTGCCGGGCTGCTGAGAAGGAGGCGAAGCTAAACATGGCTGCGGCCCTTGCTGAGGGCAAAGCTCGCCTTCCTACCAAGAAGTCCAGTTCGTCCGTCCCTGAGGTCGACGAGACTCCTGAGTTCCTTGATGGCCCTTCCGAGCCTCTCACAAACGCCTCCGGACCTTCGACTAGTCCGACCAAATCCCCCGTGATTGTCCTAGTTGATTCTAGTGATGAGCCACGGGAGATTGCAGCTCCCCCTCAATCTACAAGGAAGTCTTCCGGAGAAGTCAGCTCTCAGCGCGCCGACTCATCTAAGAAACGGAAGGAGCCAGAGACTTCCTCGTCTTCTCGCGAGAAGAGTCGAGCTCGGACTGGTTCATCGGGGGACGACCGAAGTAGGTCTGTCTTGAAAGATGGGGGTCCCTCCTCGGAGAGGAGATCTAAGGAGGTTCCCCCTTTGAAAGAGATCGGGGACTCCTCTGGGAGGTTGCCTTCAAAGGAACAGCGTCCTTCCTCCCGAC CTCCCCCTACCTCCCCAACTGATCTGATGAGGAGCTACACGCAACCAGGAGTCCGGATCCCGGCGTTCGCCGATATGTCCGAGACTAACCGTGTGAACTTCTTCTGCTTCACAAATAAGATTGGCGAG CTGTTCGCCTCCCCCTCGTCTTCCGAAGTGTGCCTTCTTGAAGAGAGGATTGCTGACCTGGAAGCTGAGGTAAAGGAGTATGCCAAGCTGGAGGCTGAGAACGCTAGCACCGTGGCGAAAGCCGAGCAAATCCGAGCTCGGATGAAAAAAGCCGAGATAAAGGTACTGGACCTCGGGGTTGCTAACGAGGACCTCCGAGACAAACTGAAGAAGGCAGGGGACCTTTACTTCAAGGCGGCAGAGGACGCGAAGGCGGCAAAGAACAGGTTTCACGAGATCGAGCTCCGCAACCAGCTACTCGAGGCTGGCAACAGCTGCGAGATTGAGAGGGTGCGGAGAGAAGAGAGGCAGGCAATGAGGCGAACTCTCCGTCCATTGGTCGAGGAGGTGAAGGTCACTTtcgaagagagggagaagctgGCCCCGGCCAAGATCCGAGCCGCTGAGATCAGGGCTAACCGGATGCTGATCGAGGAGATCTTGAGGGGAGAAATCCGAGACATGGAAGCTGAGCTCGGACTTCTGAAAGCCGACGAGGAAGAGGCCGACGAAAAGGTTTCGAAGGTAACTCCCCGTGACTTCGACCTCTCTGGATTTTCAGACCTTTTGGAGGATACGCCCGATCTTTTGTGCAGCGAACACCCTTTGAGCGTTACAATCGACGAGTCCGGCACTAATCTCGGGCAAATGTTGAATCAGGGAATGGATGACTTTCTGGCGAACACCAAGTCGGTAGGAGAGCTTGCAGAGATGGGACTGGCCCTTTCCAAAGCGGCGTCGGACCGTGCTCCCCGAACTCAATAG